The proteins below are encoded in one region of Brassica napus cultivar Da-Ae chromosome A6, Da-Ae, whole genome shotgun sequence:
- the LOC106346913 gene encoding hexosyltransferase GAUT11 → MRRRRVARRRLLSWIWLLLASFSVAGLVLFMVQHHHQQDESQLRVERDTITENVSPPRLNFTEEVTSASSFARQLGEQMTLAKAYVFIAKEHNNLHLAWELTSKIRSCQLLLSKAAMRGQPISLDEAKPIVTGLSTLIYKAQDAHYDIATTMMTMKSHIQSLEERASAATVQTTLFAQSVAEALPKSLHCLMIKLTSDWLTKPSRHELAEDSPRLVDNNLYHFCIFTDNVIAASVVVNSTVSNADHPKQLVFHIVTNRVSYKAMQAWFLSNDFKGSAIEIRSVEEFSWLNASYSPVVKQLLDTDSRAYYFGDQTSQETNPEPKMRNPKYLSLLNHLRFYIPEIYPQLEKIVFLDDDVVVQKDLTPLFSLDLHGNVNGAVETCLEAFHRYYKYLNFSNPLISSKFDPQACGWAFGMNVFDLVAWRKANVTARYHYWQEQNTERTLWKLGTLPPGLLAFYGLTEPLDRRWHVLGLGYDVNIDNRLIETAAVIHYNGNMKPWLKLAIGRYKPFWLRFLNSSHPYLQDCVTA, encoded by the exons ATGAGGAGGCGGAGGGTAGCTAGAAGGAGATTGTTGAGTTGGATATGGCTTCTCCTTGCTTCTTTCTCTGTCGCTGGATTGGTTCTCTTCATGGTTCAGCATCATCACCAACAAGACGAATCTCAGCTAAGAGTT GAAAGAGACACAATAACCGAGAACGTATCTCCTCCCCGTTTAAACTTCACGGAAGAGGTAACAAGTGCTTCCTCGTTCGCGAGGCAGTTAGGAGAGCAAATGACGCTTGCCAAGGCTTATGTTTTTATAGCCAAAGAGCACAACAACCTCCACTTAGCTTGGGAGCTGACTTCTAAGATCAGAAGCTGTCAGCTTCTGCTCTCGAAAGCAGCGATGAGAGGTCAACCCATTTCACTAGACGAAGCAAAACCCATCGTTACGGGCCTTTCAACTCTTATCTACAAGGCGCAAGACGCGCACTACGACATAGCCACCACAATGATGACCATGAAATCTCACATCCAATCCCTTGAAGAGCGCGCAAGCGCAGCTACTGTTCAAACCACATTATTTGCGCAATCGGTTGCCGAGGCGCTACCAAAGAGCCTCCACTGTTTGATGATCAAGCTCACATCTGATTGGCTAACTAAGCCATCACGCCATGAACTGGCAGAGGACTCACCTAGACTTGTTGACAACAATCTCTACCATTTCTGCATCTTCACTGACAACGTGATAGCCGCCTCTGTTGTTGTTAACTCAACCGTCTCTAACGCTGATCATCCAAAACAGCTTGTTTTCCACATAGTGACGAATAGAGTGAGCTACAAAGCTATGCAGGCTTGGTTTCTAAGCAATGACTTCAAGGGCTCAGCGATAGAGATCAGGAGCGTTGAAGAGTTTTCTTGGCTGAATGCTTCATACTCTCCTGTTGTTAAGCAACTTCTGGATACAGATTCAAGGGCTTACTATTTCGGAGACCAGACAAGTCAAGAAACGAACCCTGAGCCAAAAATGAGGAACCCGAAGTACTTGTCATTACTGAACCATCTCAGATTCTACATCCCCGAGATCTATCCGCAGCTAGAAAAGATCGTTTTCCTAGATGACGATGTTGTCGTTCAGAAAGATTTGACTCCACTCTTCTCCTTGGATCTTCACGGAAACGTCAATGGAGCTGTTGAGACGTGTCTCGAAGCCTTCCACCGTTATTACAAGTATCTAAACTTCTCCAACCCACTCATCAGCTCAAAGTTCGACCCACAAGCATGTGGATGGGCCTTTGGTATGAACGTTTTCGACCTGGTCGCGTGGAGGAAAGCGAATGTGACTGCTCGGTACCATTACTGGCAAGAGCAGAACACAGAACGAACGCTTTGGAAGCTCGGGACTCTCCCTCCAGGTCTATTGGCTTTCTATGGTCTCACTGAACCGCTAGACAGAAGATGGCATGTCTTAGGTTTAGGTTACGATGTGAACATTGATAACCGTTTGATCGAAACGGCTGCTGTGATTCACTACAATGGTAACATGAAACCTTGGCTAAAGCTGGCTATAGGTAGGTATAAACCGTTCTGGTTAAGGTTTTTGAACTCTAGCCATCCTTATTTACAAGATTGTGTCACAGCTTAA
- the LOC106346914 gene encoding cytosolic sulfotransferase 17, with the protein MESKSENDVVASPPSEFEKNQKHYQETIATLPHQNGWRPKDPFVEYGGHWWLQPLLEGLLHAQSFFKARPNDFFVCSYPKTGTTWLKALTFAIANRSKFDDSTNPLLKRNPHEFVPYIEIDFPFFPSVDVLKDEGNTLFSTHIPYNLLPESILKAGCKMVYIWRDPKDTFVSMWTFAHKERSQQGDVISIEEAFDKYCQGLSVYGPYLDHVLGYWKAHEANPEQILFLKYETMRGDPLPYVKRLAEFMGYGFTEEEEEGGVVERVVKLCSFETLKNLEANKGEKDREDRPAVYANSAYFRKGKVGDWENYLTPEMVARIDGLMEEKFRGTGFLASTP; encoded by the coding sequence ATGGAATCCAAATCCGAAAACGACGTCGTCGCATCACCACCATCAGAATTCGAGAAGAACCAGAAACACTACCAAGAAACCATCGCCACGCTTCCTCACCAAAACGGCTGGCGCCCAAAAGACCCTTTCGTCGAGTACGGTGGCCACTGGTGGCTACAACCTCTCCTCGAAGGCTTACTCCACGCCCAAAGCTTCTTCAAAGCTCGACCCAACGACTTCTTCGTCTGCAGCTACCCGAAAACCGGAACCACGTGGCTCAAGGCCCTAACCTTCGCGATCGCGAACCGGTCCAAGTTCGACGACTCAACGAACCCTCTCCTCAAACGCAACCCTCACGAGTTCGTGCCTTACATCGAGATCGACTTCCCGTTCTTCCCGAGCGTCGACGTCCTCAAGGACGAAGGCAACACGCTCTTCTCCACTCACATCCCTTATAATCTCTTGCCCGAATCGATCTTGAAGGCTGGTTGCAAGATGGTTTACATTTGGAGAGACCCGAAAGACACGTTTGTCTCCATGTGGACGTTCGCTCACAAGGAGAGGTCTCAACAAGGAGATGTCATTAGCATAGAGGAGGCTTTTGATAAGTACTGTCAAGGCTTGTCTGTGTACGGTCCTTATCTGGATCATGTTTTGGGCTACTGGAAGGCCCACGAAGCGAACCCGGAgcagattttgtttttgaagtACGAGACGATGAGGGGGGACCCGTTGCCGTACGTGAAGAGGTTGGCTGAGTTTATGGGGTATGGGTTcacggaggaggaagaggaaggaggGGTTGTGGAGAGAGTTGTGAAGCTTTGTAGCTTTGAGACTTTGAAGAATCTTGAAGCTAATAAAGGGGAGAAAGATAGGGAGGATCGTCCTGCTGTGTATGCGAACAGTGCTTATTTTAGGAAAGGGAAAGTTGGGGACTGGGAGAATTATCTGACGCCGGAGATGGTGGCTCGTATTGATGGTTTGATGGAGGAGAAGTTTAGAGGAACTGGCTTTCTTGCTTCAACTCCATGA
- the LOC106349903 gene encoding uncharacterized protein LOC106349903, translated as MGKDASTAQVKVYILDAEDEDETDISDLITEASKDYPSVIDKFVHERDQYMSCALLSVASKQRSVVAVVGKAHVNGIKKNWKQPISVKDLTEIPEPVFTVKRVVSSAAIAFAGRAIIRLARRR; from the exons ATGGGCAAAGATGCCTCTACTGCTCAAGTTAAAGTGTATATCCTTGACGCT GAGGACGAGGACGAAACGGACATTTCGGACTTAATAACTGAAGCGAGCAAGGATTATCCATCTGTCATCGATAAATTTGTGCATGAGCGTGACCA GTACATGTCATGCGCTTTACTGAGTGTTGCAAGTAAGCAACGTTCGGTTGTGGCAGTTGTTGGCAAGGCGCATGTTAATGGAATCAAGAAGAACTGGAAGCAACCTATATCG GTGAAAGATCTAACGGAGATACCAGAGCCAGTATTTACAGTGAAGAGGGTAGTATCATCAGCGGCAATAGCATTTGCAGGGAGAGCTATTATACGTCTTGCAAGAAGAAGGTGA